TATCCTCTCATCGTCGCTCTTCGGAAGGCCACCATCGCAAGCTTGCCAACTCATCCCGCCGTTTGTGCTTCTGATCAGGCCTCCTGCAGAGAAGACGCCATAAAGAACCATATCGTTATCAGGAGCCGAATACAACCTGCTTCTCAGGCTGCCAAATACGCCACAGTTGCCGACTTTTCTCCAGCTGTTCGCCCCATCTTCGCTGGCGAAGATGTCACCACGAACCCCAACGTCGGCATGAAGTATATCGGAGTTGCCATGGTGAACAGCTAAGGCAGAGACGTCTTCGGTTGGCAGCCCCGATGATGCCAGGTTCCAGGTGAGACCTGCGTCCTCGCTCTTATAGACGCCTGAGCCCGATCCAGAAAGGCCTGCGCCCGCATAGATCACCTCCGGATCGTTGGGGTCTCTCGCGAAGTCGTTAACCTGGCGGGGGAGGTCGACGATCCTCTGCCAGCCCTCGGGAAGTTGAGACCCGTCAAGAGATGGGTTATTTATATTTTCGTTTGAATATTCATTAGGTGAGCCCGTTTGGAGCAGAACTAACAGAATCGCAGATATCGTTATCAAACTAAACCTCAATTCAATCGCCTCAAATAATCTAAGATCCAATCTTATTAAAATAGTTTTTGTACCTTCGATCGTATGAGTTTCTTCAATCCTGTGAATTTCGCTGGAAGTTTGAGCGTGTCCGAAAAGAGATCCCCTTCTTTAAATCTGTAGGCGTTGCGCCCCAAGGTGCTGTTGCTCGCGCCTCGCTTTGAGAAACACTGAAAAATGGGGGCTGGAGCAGAAGGCTCCCCTGGTGATTCGAGCCTCAATTCCGCTTAGAGCGTCTCCTGAGGCGGATATTGGTCTAGCCCCAGGAGACGATAAGCCGCCTTTTGTTCAATCGCCTAAACGATCGCAAACTCCGCGGTCAAGAAGCCGTCGAAGGCCTCGGGCGCAAAAAACTTCATCCTGTACCCGCCCCGGGAGGCGACGTTATCGGGATCGCCCCTCTGGCGCTGGTCCCACTGGATCGCCTTCGCCACGCCGCCGAACTCGATGACCGGCGTCTTGAACCGCCAATTATCGGGGCTTGTCCTGTAGTAGGATCTCCACTCGCCGTCCACATCCTTCTCGATCTCGTAGTAAGCCCCTACGAGGCTCGCGCTTCCAGGGGTCACTTTTCTCAGGACGAACTCGACGGTCTCGCCCGGCGCGTACTCCCCCTTCCTGGCCGCGAGGGTCAGGCCGGCGTATGCCGCCTCGGCCTCCGAGGTGTCGGTGACGGGGACGGGGCCCGCGGGGTCTGTGTCTGTGCCGAACCAGATCACGGCGTAGTCGCCGTCGATGGCCACCCCCATCGCCTGCCAGACCGTCCCGGCGAAGATGCCTTGCTGGAGGATGGTGTCGCTGTGGGCGGCGCTATTCTTCCACTCGCCCATGGCGGACGAGGGCGTCGCCCCCTGACCGCTCCAGTATGCGACCTCGTAGCCGTTGCCGGTGTAGCTCTCGGTGATCTCCCGGGGCTTGTTCCACATCGCCGATGCCTGGGCGCTTCCGGTGTAGCAGACCGCCGTCCAGTCGCCGAAGCTAGACCAGCTGTGGCGGTTGCATTCGCCCGTTCCATAGGTGGCAGTATCGGGATGGTGGGCGTTCAGGTCTGCGACGTGGGCTCGGGCGACTTTGGTCAGCGAGTTTGTGACCAGGACGGCCCCAAGGCCGCTCTCCTCCCGGTACTCGTTCACCAGGCGGGCCAGCTGCCACTCCTCCTCGGTCAGGGGGCTCTGCAGGTCTGATGCTTGGACGGTCGAGGATGCGAGTAAAAAAAACAACAAGGCCAGCAATATAAATCCGAAAGATTTACCTCGGGTCAATGATATCTCTCCTTCGCATAGGACTTGGATCATAATTGTGGAATTTCATCGCTATAAAGCTGGTGATACAATCTGAAAAAGAACGACCAGATTTGAGGTCGAATATTTCCATAGAACTTCTTCGAGCCGATCTGTTTTAGAGGAAGCTCGAGCATCTCCAGGATGAGCGAAGGCGGCACGGATCAGTCTTTCGACAAAGGGTCAGGCGGGACAGGGACGGACGCGGTATCGAGGCTCGCCCTCTCTCCCTCCTGCTGAACCTAGCCCTCATGGGGATCAATCTCCTCCTGCCGGAGATATCTGGAAGCCTCGGCCTCCGGGCCTGCGTCCTCAACTAGTCGGTCGTCTTCCCCGCCCTGGCGGGGACGACCTCCAGAAGTTCCTCTTCGGCTTCTGACGGGTTTTTATGAAGACCTCTCCTCAGAAAGTCTTCAGCTCCCCCTTCATCAGCTTCTCCTGGATCACCAGGATGTCGTCGAGCCACTGGTTTGCGATCTGTTCCGCCTCGGCCTGGACTTGGGAGTAGTTGGCCCCCTCCTTCACCGTGGTCTGGATGCTGAGCATGTGGGGCTCGTCGATGGGCTTACCTATCTGGGAGAGGATCCGGACGTAGACCTCGCCGACCTCGTCCACCTCGGATACAATTTTATTGGCGATCTGGGTGGAGAGGAGGTTGTAGATCTTCCCGACGTGCCTGATGGGGTTTTTCCCGCTCGTCGCCTCCATGCTCATGGGGCGGTTGAGGGTGATGAGGCCGTTGGCCCGGTTGCCCCGGCCGACGGAGCCGTCGTCCCCCATCTCCGCGGAGGTCCCCGAGACGGTGAGGTAGACGGATCCGGACTCGGGGTCGTCGGCGACGTTCAGCTGGACCTTGACCTTCCTTTGTGCACAGGAGCAGACGTTCTCCTCGATCTCCCGGACGATCACCTCTTTGGTCTCCATGTAGTCGGCGAGGTCGTCGAGGTGCCTTCCGACCATGGCGCAGGCGACGGTGATGTTTATGATGTCTCCGGACCTCATGGCCATCACCTTGACGTCCTCGCCGATGGCCGGGATCCTCTTCTTCAGGTCCATGAGGAACCGCTCGGTGTTGTAGACGACGGTCTCCGTCTCGGAGAAGGGGGCGTATCCGACGCCGAAGGAGGTGTCGTTGGCGCCGGGGACCTTCCTCTTGAAGACGTCCTGGAGGTCGGAGGAGCCGGTCCCGATCCTGCAGTCGAGGATGACGTGGTCGCTGACGTCGATGTTGCAGAGGACGCTTCTTATGTACTCCTTCGCCGTCCTCCTCGCGATGACGTCGACGGGGATCTCCTGCTCTTCGAAGAACCGCGTAGCCCTCCCGGAGAGGAGGACGTATATCGGCTGGATGATCTCGCCGCCGCCGAAGGCGGGGCAGGACCTGCCGGCGACGACCTGGGTCTCGTCGGTGTTGTGGTGGAGGACCGCGCCGACCCGACTCTTGTACTCGTGGCAGAGGGCGCGGCTGATCGACTCCGCCAGGCCGTCGGCGATGCTGTCGGGGTGGCCGATCCCCTTCCTCTCCACAAGCTCGATCATCTGCTCTTCGACTGGCTGCTGGCTCAGCTTCTCGACCTTGATATTTCTCGTCATGCCCCGTTCCTCAATTCGTCTCTGGAGGGGCTGAAAGGACCAATGGCATATTAAAACTTCGGACCTATCGGCCCCGCACCGTCGAAGAAGAGCAAAAGGAGAGCAAAAGGGGTAAATCCTCGCCCGGGATGAAAAAAGTTCATGCGACTCGTCTACATGGCCGGGAAGGGGGGCGTCGGAAAGAGCGTCTGCTCGGCGGCGACGGGGCTCTGGGCCTCCGAGCAGGGCAAAAAGACCCTCGCCTTCTCCATGGACCCCGCCCACTCCCTATCCGACATCCTGGAGGCGGATATCGGAGATCAGCCCACCCCCATAGCCGAGAACCTCTACGCCGTCGAGCCGGACCTCGCCGCCGAGGCGGAGAAGTTCTACGCCGCCTACAGGAGCCTCTTCCGGGCGTTATTCGAGATGTTTCAGTTTGAGGTCCGGCCTGCGGACTTCGGGGTCCTCCCCGGCGTCGGGGAGCTGATCTTCATGGACCGGCTCTACGACGTTTACATGGAAGGAGATTACGAGGTCGTCGTCATCGACTCCGCCCCCACCGCCCTCGTCCTCCCGCTCCTGAAGCTCCCCGAGGTGACGACCGGGGTCGTCACCCGCCTTTTGGGGATGAAGTCGCGGTGGACGGGGATCTTCAACATGCTGGAGCCGGGCTTCGGCGACTCCGTCGTCAAGGAGGTCCGCCGCCTCAGAACAAAAGCCGAGACGATGAGAAACGCCCTCATCGACCCCGAGATCACCACCATATCCGTCGTCATGATCCCAGAGAAGGCGGCGGTCCTGGAGAGCGAGCGGCTTATAAAGACCGTCGAGGCCCACGGGGTCACCGTCGACTCCATCATCGTAAACCACGTGATGGCCCCCTGCGGTTGTGACTACTGCAGCCGGCGGGTCGCCTCGCAGAAAGGATACATCGAGGAGATCAAAACCAAGTTCGCGAATAAGCAGATCGCGCTCCTGCCCTCCTACGGCGAGGAGGTGAAGGGCGCGGGGCTCGCGCAGGTGGCGCGGGATCTTTATGAGAGGGGGCAGGTGAGGATATAGGAGGGCGCGGGTCTTGGGGGCCCTCCCACGACTTCGGCGAAAGGATGGTGAGATGGCGGGGGAGAGGATCTAAGCGGACTATACTTTTCCCCAGGGCCTTAGATGATTTCGAGTCAGAGAACGTCAAATCCCTGGCGGAAGTCTGCCCCAACAAGGCCATATCCGTCACCCTGGCCGACGACATCCCAAGAGTGGAGAGCTTCACCCTAACCTTCGAGATGGTCCCCTACTGCAGGTGCCGGATCCCCTTCGCCACAGAGAAGGATATGGCGTACATCGGCG
The sequence above is drawn from the Methanothrix harundinacea 6Ac genome and encodes:
- a CDS encoding CAP domain-containing protein, with translation MFFLLASSTVQASDLQSPLTEEEWQLARLVNEYREESGLGAVLVTNSLTKVARAHVADLNAHHPDTATYGTGECNRHSWSSFGDWTAVCYTGSAQASAMWNKPREITESYTGNGYEVAYWSGQGATPSSAMGEWKNSAAHSDTILQQGIFAGTVWQAMGVAIDGDYAVIWFGTDTDPAGPVPVTDTSEAEAAYAGLTLAARKGEYAPGETVEFVLRKVTPGSASLVGAYYEIEKDVDGEWRSYYRTSPDNWRFKTPVIEFGGVAKAIQWDQRQRGDPDNVASRGGYRMKFFAPEAFDGFLTAEFAIV
- a CDS encoding methionine adenosyltransferase — translated: MTRNIKVEKLSQQPVEEQMIELVERKGIGHPDSIADGLAESISRALCHEYKSRVGAVLHHNTDETQVVAGRSCPAFGGGEIIQPIYVLLSGRATRFFEEQEIPVDVIARRTAKEYIRSVLCNIDVSDHVILDCRIGTGSSDLQDVFKRKVPGANDTSFGVGYAPFSETETVVYNTERFLMDLKKRIPAIGEDVKVMAMRSGDIINITVACAMVGRHLDDLADYMETKEVIVREIEENVCSCAQRKVKVQLNVADDPESGSVYLTVSGTSAEMGDDGSVGRGNRANGLITLNRPMSMEATSGKNPIRHVGKIYNLLSTQIANKIVSEVDEVGEVYVRILSQIGKPIDEPHMLSIQTTVKEGANYSQVQAEAEQIANQWLDDILVIQEKLMKGELKTF
- a CDS encoding ArsA family ATPase produces the protein MRLVYMAGKGGVGKSVCSAATGLWASEQGKKTLAFSMDPAHSLSDILEADIGDQPTPIAENLYAVEPDLAAEAEKFYAAYRSLFRALFEMFQFEVRPADFGVLPGVGELIFMDRLYDVYMEGDYEVVVIDSAPTALVLPLLKLPEVTTGVVTRLLGMKSRWTGIFNMLEPGFGDSVVKEVRRLRTKAETMRNALIDPEITTISVVMIPEKAAVLESERLIKTVEAHGVTVDSIIVNHVMAPCGCDYCSRRVASQKGYIEEIKTKFANKQIALLPSYGEEVKGAGLAQVARDLYERGQVRI